From Leopardus geoffroyi isolate Oge1 chromosome B4, O.geoffroyi_Oge1_pat1.0, whole genome shotgun sequence, a single genomic window includes:
- the LOC123591756 gene encoding uncharacterized protein LOC123591756: MAAASTTTADSPEERDRRLRQLADDARKGKRTTKGGKQRLQKDHRGSDPLPEPRITLKVKGTPVDFLVDTRAQHSVLRTPQGKLASKKSWVQGTTGMSQYSWTTRRTVDLGKGRVSHSFMVIPECPYPLLGWDLLTKIGAQITFRQGGPQVTDGKGHPIQVLTMKLEDEYRLHQEALPREDNIDRWLQEFPSVWAETGGMGLAAHRTPVLVELKPGESPVRIKQYPMSQEARKGIQPHIRRLRSLGVLVPCQSAWNTPLLPVKKPHTNDYRPVQDLREVNKRVADIHPTVPNPYTLLSSLAPSRFWYTVLDLKDAFFSLPLVPRSQPLFAFEWHDPEEGYSGQLTWTRLPQGFKNSPTIFDEALHEDLDEYRREHPGLTLLQYVDDILIAADTAKDCEQGTQDLLAILGALGYRASAKKAQICRERVSYLGYILEGGQRRWMSNTRVTHYQSILLNPPRVQFHPGAALNPATLLPDPDLGVPLHDCAGILEQVHGFRMDLTDRPLPDAEAAWFTDGSSFVRDGHRYVGAAVVTETDTVWAEALPSGTSAQRAELIALTKALMLGAGKRVNIYTDSRYAFATAHIHGAIYQERGLLMAEGWTIKNKQEILNLLTALWLPAKLAIIHCQEHQKADNPVARGLQRAHEDIWLRLRAIYEAGPTPTPHQYRPGDWVCVKRHHRETLEPRWKGPYIVVLTTPTALKVDGIATWVHHTHVRPADPSSIRKDFVTRWAISWDQHNPLKLKLQRIQLT, encoded by the exons ATGGCGGctgccagca ctaccactGCTGACTCCCCCGAGGAACGAGACCGCCGTCTCCGGCAGCTGGCAGACGACGCAAGAAAAGGTAAAAGAACCACcaagggggggaagcagaggctgcagaaggatCA TCGGGGTTCGGACCCTCTCCCTGAACCCAGGATAACTCTTAAAGTGAAGGGGACCCCTGTTGACTTCCTTGTCGACACCAGAGCACAACATTCGGTCCTCcgcaccccacaaggaaaactagccagcaagaagtcctgggtacaagggacaactggtatgagccagtattcatggactacccgAAGAACAGTAGATTTGGGAAAGGGCCgggtatcccactcctttatggtaataccagaatGCCCCTACCCGCTGTTAGGATGGGACTTACTgaccaagattggagctcagataactttcagacaagGGGGGCCTCAGGTTACcgatggcaagggccaccccatccaggtactgaccatgaaactggaggatgaataccgcctccaccaggaggcgctcccgagagaggataatatagacagatggctacaagaattcccctcggtttgggcagagacggggggAATGGGACTAGCCGCTCACAGGACCCCAgtcctggtagagctcaagccaggagagagtccggtaaggatcaaacaataccccatgtctcaggaggcccggaaggggatccagccacacatccgGAGACTACGAAGCCTAGGAgtactagttccttgccagtctgcctggaacacccccctactgccggtcaaaaagcctcacacaaatgactaTCGACCGGTACAAGACCTccgggaagtaaataagagggttgcggacatacacccaactgttcccaacccatatactctcttgagctccttggcaCCCTCCAGGTTCTGGtatactgtactagatttaaaggatgccttcttcagtctgccgcTGGTACCCCGGAGCCAACCCTTGTTCGCCTTTGAGTGGCATGATCCGGAGGAGGGCTacagtgggcaactcacctggacacggctacctcagggattcaaaaattcaccCACCATCTTCGACGAGGCACTACACGAGGACCTGGATGAGTACAGAAGGGagcaccctggcctcacccttCTACAGTATGtagatgacatcctgattgctgcCGACACAGCCAAAGACTGTGAGCAagggacccaggacctgctggctaTCCTGGGGGCCTTAGGGTACCGGGCATCCGCGAAGAAGGCTCagatatgcagggagagggtaagttaccTGGGATATATCTTGGAGGGCGGACAGCGGAg ATGGATGAGCAACACACGTGTGACTCATTACCAGAGCATCCTACTCAACCCTCCACGAGTGCAGTTCCACCCCGGTGCAgccctcaatcctgcaaccctgctgcccGACCCTGACCTAGGTGTTCCATTACATGACTGTGCGGGAATCCTGGAACAAGTACATGGATTCCGGATGGACCTGACCGACCGGCCCCTCCCCGATGCCGAGGCTGcttggttcactgatggcagcagctttgtgcgAGATGGACACAGGTATGTGGGTGCAGCGGTGGTCACCGAAACGGACACCGTATGGGCGGAGGCTCTACCCTCCGGAACGTCAGCCCAGCGAGCAGAGCTCATAGCCCTCACCAAGGCGCTGATGCTGGGAGCTGGAAAACGGGTTAACATCTACACAGACAGCCGTTATGCGTTTGCCACAGCTCATATTCATGGGGCAATTTATCAGGAGAGGGGGTTACTGATGGCGGAAGGAtggactataaaaaataagcaggagatACTTAACCTGCTTACGGCCTTATGGCTTCCTGCCAAGCTAGCCATTATCCACTGCCAAGAGCACCAAAAAGCTGATAACCCAGTAGCTAGAG ggctccagagggcGCACGAGGACATTTGGCTGCGCCTCCGAGCCATCTACGAGGCTGGCCCGACCCCGACACCTCATCAGTACAGGCCGGGAGACTGGGTCTGCGTCAAGAGACACCACCGAGAGACCCTCGAGCCgcgctggaagggaccctacatcgtGGTGCTGACAACCCCCACCGCTCTCAAAGTAGACGGCATCGCGACCTGGGTCCATCACACCCACGTTCGGCCAGCGGACCCCTCCTCGATCCGGAAGGACTTCGTCACGCGATGGGCCATCAGTTGGGACCAACACAACCCGCTCAAGCTCAAGCTACAGCGCATTCAACTCACCTAA